From Syngnathoides biaculeatus isolate LvHL_M chromosome 19, ASM1980259v1, whole genome shotgun sequence, a single genomic window includes:
- the cul2 gene encoding cullin-2 gives MSLKPRVVDFDETWNKLLTTIKAVVMLDYVERATWNDRFSDIYALCVAYPEPLGERLYTETKVFLENHVRNLYKKVLESEEKVLVMYHRYWDEYSKGADYMDCLYRYLNTQFIKKNKLTEADLQYGYGGVDMNEPLMEIGELALDMWRKLMIEPLQAILIRMLLNEIKNDRCGENPNQKVIHGVINSFVHVEQYKKKFPLKFYQEIFEGQFVTKTGEYYKQEASNLLQESNCSQYMEKVLGRLKDEEMRCRKYLHPSSYAKVINECQQRMVADHLQFLHAECQNIIQQEKRDDMANMYTLLRAVSNGLPHMIQELQVHINNEGIRGTSNLSLENMPTLFVESVLEVHSKFVQLINTVLNGDQHFMSALDKALTSVVNFREPKSICKAPELLAKYCDNLLKKSAKGMTENEVEDKLTSFITVFKYIDDKDIFQKFYARMLAKRLIHGLSLSMDSEEAMINKLKQACGYEFTSKLHRMYTDMSVSADLNNKFNNFIKTEETVVDLGISFQIYVLQAGAWPLTHVPSSTFAIPQELEKSVQMFELFYNQHFSGRKLTWLHYLCTGEVKMNYLSKPYVAMVTTYQMAVLLAFNNSQTVTYKELQDGTQMNEKELQKTIKSLLDVKMLNHNSEKEEIDCESTFSLNMSFISKRTKFKITTSMQKDTPQEMEQTRSAVDEDRKMYLQAAIVRIMKARKVLRHNALIQEVINQSKARFNPSISMIKKCIEVLIDKQYIERSQTSADEYSYIA, from the exons ATGTCCTTGAAGCCACGGGTGGTGGATTTCGACGAGACATGGAACAAGTTACTAACAACAATCAAGGCAGTTGTAATGCTTGACTATGTGGAGAGAGCAACATGGAATGACCGTTTCTC TGATATTTATGCCTTGTGTGTTGCATATCCTGAGCCTTTAGGTGAAAGATTATATACTGAAACGAAGGTCTTTCTAGAGAACCATGTTCGGAATTTGTACAAG AAAGTCTTGGAATCAGAAGAGAAGGTTTTAGTGATGTACCACAGATACTGGGATGAATACAGCAAAGGGGCAGACTACATGGACTGCTTGTACAG GTATCTAAATACACAGTTCATTAAGAAGAACAAACTCACAGAGGCAGACCTTCAGTACGGCTACGGGGGAGTGGACATGAATGAGCCGCTCATGGAAATCGGCGAG TTGGCGCTCGATATGTGGAGGAAGCTAATGATCGAGCCTCTTCAAGCCATTCTGATCCGGATGTTgctgaatgaaataaaaaa TGACCGTTGTGGTGAGAACCCCAACCAGAAAGTGATCCACGGGGTCATTAACTCATTTGTTCATGTGGAGCAGTACAAGAAGAAGTTTCCACTGAAG TTTTATCAAGAAATCTTTGAAGGGCAGTTTGTGACAAAAACGGGAGAGTATTACAAACAGGAAGCTTCAAATTTACTCCAGGAATCCAACTGCTCACAGTATATGGAGAAG GTTTTGGGGCGGTTGAAAGATGAAGAGATGCGATGTCGGAAGTACCTGCATCCTAGTTCATATGCCAAAGTCATCAATGAATGCCAGCAGAGAATGGTGGCAGACCATCTGCAGTTCCTTCATGCTGAGTGTCAGAACATCATTCAGCAGGAGAAGCGAGACG ACATGGCCAACATGTACACACTTTTGCGAGCAGTGTCTAATGGTTTGCCTCACATGATCCAGGAGTTGCAGGTCCATATCAACAATGAGGGGATCCGAGGCACCAGTAACCTGTCTCTGGAAAAT ATGCCAACGCTATTTGTGGAGTCAGTACTAGAAGTTCATAGTAAATTTGTTCAACTCATTAACACAGTTCTGAATGGAGACCAGCACTTCATGAGTGCACTCGATAAG GCCTTGACATCTGTAGTGAACTTTAGGGAGCCCAAGTCCATCTGTAAAGCCCCAGAACTG CTGGCCAAATATTGTGACAATCTCCTAAAGAAGTCTGCAAAGGGAATGACTGAGAATGAAGTGGAGGACAAGTTGACCAGCTTCATCACTGTTTTTAAGTACATAGATGACAAAGACATCTTTCAAAAG ttttatgcCAGAATGCTAGCAAAGCGATTAATACATGGTTTATCTTTATCAATGGACTCAGAAGAAGCCATGATCAACAAACTAAAG CAAGCGTGTGGCTATGAGTTCACGAGCAAACTTCACAGAATGTACACAGACATGAGTGTGAGCGCTGACCTCAACAACAAATTTAACAATTTTATCAAGACAGAGGAGACTGTAGTGGACTTGGGTATCAGCTTCCAGATATACGTATTACAG GCGGGAGCATGGCCACTCACGCACGTCCCCTCCTCCACATTCGCCATCCCACAAGAACTGGAAAAGAGCGTCCAGATG TTTGAGTTGTTCTATAATCAGCACTtcagtgggaggaaactgaccTGGCTACACTACCTCTGCACGG GTGAAGTGAAGATGAATTACCTGTCCAAGCCCTACGTCGCTATGGTAACCACCTATCAGATGGCTGTGCTCCTCGCATTCAATAACAGCCAGACGGTGACGTACAAAGAACTGCAGGATGGTACCCAGATGAATGAGAAGGAGCTACAGAAGACCATCAAGTCTCTGTTGGATGTGAAGATGCTCAACCACAACTCAGAAAAG GAGGAGATTGATTGTGAATCCACATTTTCGCTGAATATGTCATTCATCAGTAAAAGGACAAAGTTCAAGATCACGACATCAATGCAGAAGGACACCCCACAG GAGATGGAGCAGACGAGGAGTGCTGTAGACGAGGACcgcaaaatgtatttacaagcTGCTATAGTGAGAATCATGAAGGCCCGCAAGGTGCTCAGACACAATGCCCTCATACAGGAG GTCATCAATCAATCCAAAGCCAGGTTCAACCCCAGTATCAGTATGATCAAGAAGTGCATAGAAGTGCTCATTGACAAGCAGTACATCGAGCGAAGCCAAACCTCTGCGGACGAATACAGCTATATCGCTTAG